A stretch of DNA from Deltaproteobacteria bacterium:
CCGAACACCAGGCCGCCGGCGGCATCGGGAACCAGTTTGGCTTCATAGGCATTAGGCGTGAATTCGAGATAGAAATCGAGGGACGGCGTGCGTTTGCGGCCGAAAAAAAGCAGCTTGTCCGCCCCCAGTTGTTGCGCGACGTAAAACTGGAGGTTCTTCTCGAGGATCTGGTTGACCAGTTTGAAAAAGCCGATGAAGTTCGATTTGCCAGCGCCATTGGGTCCGATCAGCAGATTGAGGGGCCTGAGTTCCAGCTCCATGCGTTCGATGGACTTGAATCCGGAAATTCGCAATCGGTCCAGTTTTCCGAAACGTGCCATATTCATCTCTCCTCGCTAGGATGTCCCTGCCCGGTGAGCGTGTAGGCAGCCCGATTTTCATGCAGTTCCACCGGATGGCGGATGGAATCGGCCTTCAGCCGATAGTGCTCCACCTTCAGTAGCGGGTTCAGCGCCTGTTCCAGCAGGACGACCTCGACCTGGTTGCGATCTGGCAGGGTTGCATCGTCCGGGATTTCTCCCCACCTTAGCCCTCCCCCCAGCTTGACCGAGGCGCCCATCGGAATTGCGACAATGACCTGGACCGGCTCCGGAAACAGAGGCCCGTGCACGGTGATGTTCGGTTTGAGCGCATCGATGTGCATCGGTTTTTGTTGTCTCTTACCCTTGAATCTGAGGGCTTGCGGCCTGGGTGGTTATTGGCTTTTTCCTGAATCCGTGAGCCGGCGTTCGGGGTATTTGTTCCGTGCGGCAAATAGCCCCCGTCCATGGGGGCAGATTTGCCGTTCGAACCCCATCCATGGGCGCCTCACTCCACAAATACCCCGAACGTCGGCTTATTGTGAAAAATTGCCAAGTTAAGTTCATATCTCACGGATTCAGGTTCTTTCCTTACGCTCGAAAAATCATCATACTATGGGGCAAAGATCATGTAAAAAAGGACGTGCGACATGGCAACCGTTCTCGAAATCCTGCGGGCCACACCCAGGACCAACTGCGGGGGGTGCGGATATCCCGCCTGCATGGCCTTTGCTGCGGCCTGCGCCACAGGAGCGGCCCATCCCTCCCAGTGCCCGTACATCAGGGCAGAAGGGCTCGACACGTTATGTGCGGGAGATGGGCACGAAGCCGCTGAAGCCGGGGCCACCATCGCCGAGACGGCCCTCCTTAAGGACCTAAGGGAGAAGATCCGCCATGTGGATCTCGCGGCCCGGGCAGGCCAGATCGGGGCAGAGACCGTCGATGAAGGGGGCGAAACGGCCCTCACCCTCCCCTATCTCGGAAGATCCATAAAGATCTCGGCCGGGGCGATGGAGGATCCGCAAGGTGGGGAGCCGGACCCGAGGGACCAGATACTCCTCTACAACTACATCTTTTTCGGGGGAAAGGGCGGGCTCTCGGGTGAATGGGTCGGGCTCGAGTCCTTCCCGAACTCCATCTCCAAGGTGGTAACGCTCAGAAAATACACGGAGGACAAGCTCGCCTCCGCATTCACCGGCAAGGTCACCGCCCTCGAGGAGGCGGCAAGGAGGCTTGGCGGAAGGCCTGCCAGAGACTGCCACGCGGATCTGTGCATGGTGATCCCCGTCCTACCCATGGTGCCGATACAGATCCTTTTCTGGGACGCGGACGAGGAGGACGGTTTTCCGGCCCGGGCCAAGGTCCTCTTCGACGCCCGGGCCCTCACCTTTCTCGACATCGAGTCCCTTATCTTTGCGGCAGAGCGGATGGCCGA
This window harbors:
- a CDS encoding AAA family ATPase is translated as MARFGKLDRLRISGFKSIERMELELRPLNLLIGPNGAGKSNFIGFFKLVNQILEKNLQFYVAQQLGADKLLFFGRKRTPSLDFYLEFTPNAYEAKLVPDAAGGLVFG
- a CDS encoding DUF3786 domain-containing protein; translation: MATVLEILRATPRTNCGGCGYPACMAFAAACATGAAHPSQCPYIRAEGLDTLCAGDGHEAAEAGATIAETALLKDLREKIRHVDLAARAGQIGAETVDEGGETALTLPYLGRSIKISAGAMEDPQGGEPDPRDQILLYNYIFFGGKGGLSGEWVGLESFPNSISKVVTLRKYTEDKLASAFTGKVTALEEAARRLGGRPARDCHADLCMVIPVLPMVPIQILFWDADEEDGFPARAKVLFDARALTFLDIESLIFAAERMAETIIGLP